In the Defluviitalea raffinosedens genome, TAGTACGGTAATCCCTTCATTTCTTAAGTAAATCTCGATGGCATCTCTTATTTCTTTTTCATCATCAACCACTAGAACTGTATACTGATCCATATTACACCCTTCCTTCACACAAGTTAAAAAGATTATATCACACCTCTCAAAATTTAAGTTTTACTTTATTATAAAGTCCAATATTTAAATTCTGCCGGATATAATTCTTAAATTTTTCTTAAGATAAAAAAACACCCCTTAAGGGGTGACCAATTTATAAATTGCTTCTGCCATATTATTTAATGGTATTTGCTTTTCAACTGCTCCGATATTAAATGCCACTTTAGGCATACCATAAACCACACAGGATTTCTCATCCTGTCCCAAAGTCATACTGCCTTTCTTCTTCATAGCAAGGAGTCCTTTTGCTCCATCATATCCCATTCCAGTCAGAATAATTCCCAGTGCCTGATCGCCCAGATGGTCGGCAACAGAATGGAACAATACATCTACAGAAGGGCAATGGCCATTGACCTTCTCTCCTTTGAAACATTCAATAACAAATTGAGTACCTGCTTTTTTTATCTTCATATGAAGCCCACCTGGAGCAATGAATGCTTTCCCCGGTAATACGATATCCCCAGTCTCTGCTTCTTTAACCTCTAATAGACAAGCACTATTTAATCTTTCCGCATACATTTTGGTAAATACCGGAGGCATATGCTGTACGATCACTATGCCAGGCATAGTGGGGGGAAGCTTAGTTAAAATATTGTATAAAGCTTCTGTCCCTCCTGTAGAAGCACCTATGGCAATCATTTTTATATCTCGTTTCTGCCTGGTTTGAGATGTAATTACAGCACCGCTTTCCAAAGAAGCATTTTTATTTAATATTTTTGCCGTAGAGGCAATCTTTATTTTTAAAATAAGCTCATTGATAAACTGTTCTCTTGCCTTGGGGTCTACGCCCTGGGGTTTGGATACAAAATCTACCGCCCCGGCATTTAAGGCATTAAATACATTTTCACTGACAGAACTTACAACCACTGTAGGAATAGGATATTGAGGCATAAGCTTTTTTAAAAATTCAATTCCATTCATCCTTGGCATTTCCACATCCAACGTCATGACATGAGGATGGTACTGTAAAATCTTATCTCTTGCCTCATAAGGGTTAGATGCCGTGGCAACGACTTCTATCCCTTTATCCTCTGAAAGCCTTTTTGCAAGCATTTGTCTAAATACAATAGAATCATCTACAATAAGCACCTTTAGTTTTCTTTGATTAATCAAAACAATCTATTCCTTTCTATAAAGAGCAGGCATAACATATTTATATCCTGTTTCATTGCGATTTATGGATTCTGAATGACCAATAAACAAGTACCCCCCAGGTTCCGTAATTTCATAAAACTTATTGATAAGTTTCCTTTTTGTTTCAGCATCAAAATAGATCATAACATTTCGACAAAAAATCACATGAAATTTTTTTCGGAATGGAAACTCCGCACTGTTTAAGTTAAATCTCCTAAAAATTACTTCTTTTTTTATTTCGTCGGAAATCGCATACTCTTTGTCATTAAGGCGGTTAAAATAATTGAGCTGCCAATGTTTGGGCAGAACAGAAATGCTCTCCTTGGAATATACCCCCCGTATAGCTTTTTCCAAAGCTTTAGTAGATATATCCGTTGCCAGTATTCTGGTATCCCAGAAACCTTTATTCGCCCCAAAATAATCCGCCATAATCATTGCCAATGTATAAGGTTCCTCTCCGCTGGAACACCCTGCACTCCATATTCTTAGATCTTTCTTGGATGCTTCAACAGAAGCCAGATAAGGCAATATTTTATCTTTAAAATACATAAAGTGTTCAGATTCCCGCATAAAGAAAGTATGATTTGTTGTAAGTTTATTAATTAAAGTCTTTACAGCCTCTCCTGTTTTATCTGCCTGAATATAATCAAAGTAGCTGGAAAAACTATCAAAATTGCCCTGTGAAATAATATTTTGAAGCCTTCCTATAACAAGACTCTTTTTTTCTGGCTTAAAATTGATGCCATAGTATTTTTTCATATACTCAGCAAGCTTTTTAAATTCTTTTTCTGTAATGTTCAGCATTGGCTTCACCTTTCATATTATATCAAAAAGCAGAGAACTTGTAGAGTTCTCTGTTTTATATAAAGAGATTAATATTTACCAAATTCCTTATCATCTAAATCTATTCTTATTTGTGGCATCATAGTTTCATTATATTCGCCCTTAGGGGACAAAAAATTACTTCTGTTTTCCATAGTCCTTAGCATTTTCAGCATTTCAGAATTGAGCGAACCAGAATTGCTTTTTAGATTATTCCTTTTTAGTTTAAACTGATTAACAAGATCCTTAAGAAGCTCTGCCTGACTGGATAATTCTTCGCTGGCAGCAGCACTTTCTTCGGAAGTGGTAGAGTTGTTTTGAACCACCTGGGATACCTGATTAATTGCCTGACTAATCTGTGCAATCCCTGAAGCTTGCTCATTAGAAGCTATAGCAATTTCTCTTACTAAATCTGCAGCCTTTGCAACCTCTTCTACGATTTGATTTAAGGCTGTTGCTGTAAAATTGGCTATTGTTGTTCCATCATTTACTTTCTTGATGGATTCTTCAATCATTGCTGTGGTTTCTTTCGCTGCATCCGCTGAACGGGCTGCTAAGTTTCTTACTTCTTCTGCCACTACAGCGAATCCTTTTCCGTGCTGTCCTGCTCTGGCTGCTTCAACAGCTGCATTTAATGCAAGGATATTGGTTTGGAATGCAATATCGTCTATCACCTTTATAATCTTTGAAATATTATTGGAAGACTCATTAATTTCTGTCATGGCTGAAAGCATATCTTTCATCTGCTGTTTGCCTTCAGCCGCCCTGTTTTTAGCAATTGTCGCAAGCTCATTGGCTTGATTCGCGTTCTCTGCATTCTCCTGCGTTTGAGTGGCAATTTCTTCAATAGAAGAAGTAATCTCTTCGATTGAACTTGCCTGTTCTGTTGAACCCTGAGACAAGGCCTGGCTGGCTGCTGCTACCTGTTTTGATGCGGAAGCTACCTGTTCCGAGGCCGAATTAATATTACTCAATACTTCATTATTCTTTTCGATCATTTCTGAGAGTTTTCTTCCTAAAAGGTCATTCTCTGATCTTACTTTAACCTCTACGGTTAAATCGCCATTGGCAATCTTTTCAACTGCCAGTGCCTGTTCTCTTATATTGGCAATCATTTTGCCAAAAGATTGCATAAGCCTTCCGATTTCATCCTTCCTGTCTCCATGAATATCCACATTCACATCACCCAGTGCAAGTTGATCGGCTGCATTCATGAGCTGGATTACAGGATGGCTGATACTTCTGGAGATAAAAAATCCAAGAAACACTGCCATAAGAAGACCCACAAGAATAATTATAAGCATAACTACAGTGGATACTGATGCAGTCCTACTGTTTGTCTCTGCAGCCTGTCTGGCCAAATCAATTTTTAATTGCAGCAACCGTTCAATAGAGTCTTGTACTGCTGTTGCGATGGGAGCGCCGTCGGTATATAAACTTTTGAAAGCTACATCTTCCTGCCCTAGCTTAATATAATTATCTATTTTACTTTTATATTCTTCGTAATCATAAATACTGTTTTTCAACTGTTCAAAAGCAACTCTTACTTCATCGCTATTAATTTTTTCTTCAAAATTAGCAAAAAGTTCATTAATCTCGTAAGTTAATTCATCATATTCCTTCCACTTGTCCTCCCTAAAGGAGGCATCGGTATTGATAATTAAATCTCTTAATATTACCCGCTTTAATTGATAATCCTGCATAATTCTTGTCAAATCATCCAGCGCATCGGTATGATATTCATACAATTCTGCATCCAAATCGGCAATCTTCTGTATATCTAAAACCCCTATACCCCCAATAATGCCTGCGATAAAAGCAACAAGTAAGAAAGATAAAATCAATTTTTTACCAATATTCATATTATGGAACCATTTCATGCCGCATCATCCCCTTGAATAATTTATCGATCATTTTCTAAAATGTTTGTGAAAGATCTTCAATTTCGTCTTCATTGAGCAATTTTTGACAATCAAGAATAAGTTTTACGTTTTGATCAATTTTTCCAATAGCTTTGATATATTTATTCTGGCTACCTCGATTCACTTGTGGCGGAGATACAATGTTTCCTTCATCTATGGATAGTACTTCCGACACTGTATCTACTATAAGACCAATGGATATTTCACCGATATCTATCACGATAATGCAAGTTCTGTCGTCGTATTCTCTTGGTTCTTTCTTAAATCGAAGCCTGATGTCCATTACAGGGATAATTTTACCTCGTAAATTAATTATACCTTTTATGTATTCAGGCAGCTCCGGTACTTCTGTAATGGTCTGCATACCAATGATTTCTGTAACATATCGGACTTCGATTGCATACTCCTCTGCTCCAATCGAAAAAGTTAAAAATTTACCCTTTTGAGTATCTTCTTCTACCATCAAACTATCCATTTCTTCTCCCATGGCTTAGGCCCCCTCATTGTCCCATTATTGAATTTGCAAAACCGGTTATATCAAAAATCAGGCTGACACTTACATCTCACCGCAATGTGCATCCTCCATCTTCTTTAACCTCTTTAGAACGCTCGAAGCCCAAAATTATCTGATATTGTATTTGGTAGAAGAATATAATGGCGCTTTGTAAAAATGATTAAGAGGCAGCCCCTTAAGTTCCGGATGCTGGGTTTAATACCTGAGATATAACCAGTTCTCCTGCAATATCCATAAACACTACAGTTTTGATCCGTTGACACTTATTAAACTAAATAAACAGCGGCATTTTTTTCATACCTTTCAGCTATATGCTGATCTTTTGCACATTTCTTTTGGTCCAAATTGATCGTTTGATTGTGCTGTATGGCTCCAGATTGAGTCTTTCAAGGAATATGATGCCTGACAAAAATAAACGAAACTCTTTAAGACTTTTATCTGATTTAAAATATGCCATAAAATATGCCATAAAGCTTTCATTTGTGACTATTTTTGTGTTTTTCTTCAGACAATTCTTTTATAATATGCATTATGCCAAAGGCAATCTCACTTAATTTATGGGCAACTTCAAAAACCCTGATACTTTCATCCCTTAAGCTGCTTCAAAAAAAGATTGATGCCATTTTGGCATATTGTAATCTTCTTATGCCGACTGGAAACAGATATTAAAATTTACTTAATGCTTTGACCACTGTTTCTTCTTTGAAAGGTTTTACTATAAAACCCTTAGCTCCCAGCATAATCGCTTCTTTTACAAAACTCTCCTGACCTAAAGCAGTAATCATAACAACATTTGCGTTTTTATCATACTCTTTTATTTGTCTTAAGGATTCTATCCCATCCATTTCAGGCATTGTAATATCCATCGTTACAATATCCGGTTTAAGTACTTTATACTTGTCTATTGCTTCGTATCCATTACCTGCTTCACCTATAACTTCAAATCCATTATTTTCAAGCATAAGCTTTAAACTGCTTCTTATAAACATTGCGTCATCTACAATCAATATTTTTTTCATATATACACCCTTTCATCCTATAATTTAATTTCAAATTTTATTATTATAACTTAGTCAATAAGTTTTAATTCCTTCATGGCACTTATAATATTTTCAATTTCAATAGGCTTAGTTATATACACTTCATATTCTTTCTTAGAATCATCAACCTTAACTTCTGTTTCGCTGAGTGCACTGATCATAATCACTTTGCACCTCTTGGAATCTTGAATTTTCTTTCTTCTTTCTATTTCTCTGATTGTATTTAATGCCTTTAGTCCATCAATCTTTGGCATCATAATATCAAGGCATAATAAATCATAAGGGTTTCCTGAATCATGTGCGATGGCAAAAGCCTCAACAGTTTCTATTCCATCCACTGTCATATCACATTCTCCATATTTAGAAAGAAACTTAAACAGATATTTTCTGCTGACAAAATCGTCTTCTGCAATTAATATTCTCATTATCATCCCCCATTTTTAATCTGGTTTTTACTAAATCAGCTGGTTTCCAGCACTTTTCTTATCGTTGTAAGAACACTGTCTTTTAGCTGACAAGTATAACCTGTAATTTTCCAACGGAACGTGGTAGCCAGCATAATTCCTTTAATAATATCCGTCAATTCCTGGGCTGTATAATAATGGCCAATTTCTCCTCTTTCCTGACCAATTTCTATAACTTGAGTAATAAACCGCAAACGATTAGTAAAAATCTCTGTGATCATTTGGCGGGTGTGATCATAATGCGTTAATACTTCGTAATTTAAAATAATGGATGCAAGAGCAGGATAGGTCTCGTATAATTCAACAAATGACTTGATATATTCAATAATCTTGTCTTTACAAGAAATATCTTTTTTTATAACCGTATTGGCAATCATTGAATCAAATTGAGAAAAATATTCAAGAACTGCAACCAGAACATCATCCAGCTTGTCAAAGTGCTTATATAAAAGCGATTCAGATATTCCTTGTTTTTCTGCGATTTTTTTGGTAGATAAACCCTGTATCCCGTTTTCACTGATAATATCAATTGCAGCTAAAATAATACTGTCTCTTCTTGTTGGAAATCCTTTTAACATTCGATCCCTCCTGAGAGTGAATTTTCACTCACCTTTAATTCCATTATATACCTAGTATTTCACTTGTCAATGAGTATTCTAAAAATCATGTAGAAATTCAAAGGAAATAAGGAGAAAATTGCAAAAAGCAGCCAAGGCAAGAAACCTTGGCTGCTTTTTATCTTCAAATTATATTTAAGCTTTTCTTATAAATGGTGTAAATATCTTCTTTGGAAACTTTACCCGGATGATTTTTTAATTTTGCTTCATTACTGATCATACCTTCTGCATATTCAAAAATTTCATTTTCCGTAACTGTTTCCTTTTCTCCTAACAACACGTCTAAGTATTCTCCCAAATCTTCCAGACTGTTAAGTCTTAAGCAGGTGAGGATTTTTTGTACCTTTTGCTTGTCCGGATGAATATCTAAGTACGCTTTCATAAGAAGGCCGTTCGCTCTTCCATGGGCTACATTATGAAAGTATGTAAGGGCATAACCCATGCCATGGGGAAGAGAAGTTCCACTCTGAGCAATAACTATGCCAGCAATTGTAGAAACCAGCAATAATTTTTCTCTGAGTTCATAAGTAAAATCCTTATTTCTTAAAGCTTCCATACATTCTGAGAAAATGAGCAGACCTTTTTCCGCCCAAATATCACTAAGGAGATTTGCCTTCACTGTCAGATAACCTTCAACAAGATGAGACAAAGCATCCACTGCCGTATTGATTGTAATGGTTTCTGGCATATCCATCATATACTTTGCATCTAAAAATGCAACATCAAAGAATACTTTATGGGCGAAATTGCGTTTTGTCTTTGCCTTATGGTCAGTTAATATGGCATAAGGTGTTGTTTCAGAGCCTGTTCCTGCAGTAGTAGGCACTGCAAGAAGTGGAATAATACTCATAGGATTTGAAGCAAAAAGGTCTTCTATAGTACCGTCTTCATTGGCAACAAGAAGATCTATGGCTTTTGCAGCATCAAGAGGAGAACCTCCCCCTACAGCAATGATAAAATCTGCCTTTTCTTTTCTTCCAAACTCTGCGCCCTTTTGAACAGTTTCCATAGAAGGATTTTCTTCTATTTCATCAAAAATACAGTACTTTATTCCATTTTGATCAAGGGCAACAATAACATCCTGTAAAGAGCCATTTTTCTTGGCAGAACTCCTGCCTGTTACAATCAACGCTTTCTGACCATAATTCTTAAACAGATGTGCATGAGTGGATATAACGTCTTTTCCAAATAAAATCTGCGTAGGCATTACATATTCAAAAGATTCCATAGGAGCATCCCCTTTTCATCGTAATGATTACTACTTACTTTCTCCATATATATTATATTACTATATATAAGAAAAGTCTAATGGAATGCTCCTATGGTATAAATGTTTAATATTTAGTTTTTTCCACATCCATCGGAATGGGAGCACCCTGAACAACCTGAACAGCCTCCATCTCCCGTTTTATATCGTTTAAACATTCTGTAACCAACCCAAGCAAAACAAGCGAATATAAGAGAGCCAATGATCCATGTTGCCAATGAAAACACCTCCTAGGCACCAATTTCTTTGGTGCGATAATGTCTATCTGCTTCTTTATACGGCCTAAATAATAAATAAACGAGTGCTGCGGTAAGTAAGAGAGCTATCATGGTTCCGATGCCAAATCCATGTCCTGTAAATGCCATACCTAATTGATAAATGATCAAAGAAATAACGTAAGCGAATCCTGTTTGATATCCTACTGCAATCAATGTCCATTTTGCATTGCCCATTTCTCTTCTGATCGCGCCAATAGCAGCAAAACATGGCGCACACAATAGATTGAAAACTAAGAATGAATAAGCAGAAATCGTGGTGAAAGAAGCCTGAAGATTGCCCCATATTTCTGCGCCATCTTCTGCAACTTCTGCAAACCCATACAAAATTCCAAAAGTACCAACGACATTTTCTTTTGCAATTAGTCCTGTAATCGTTGCAACCGCTGATTGCCAATCTCCCCAGCCAAGCGGTGTAAACAAAGGTGCAAGAATATTGCCAATTGAAGCCAGTATAGAATCTGGAGTATCTACCATTTCCATAGACCAGCTAAATGAGCTTAAAAACCATACAAGGCCAGAAGCAAGGAAAATAATTGTCCCCGCTTTTTGGATGAAGGATTTCGCTCTGTCCCACATATGAAGCAACACATTTTTAAGTCCCGGAACATGGTATGGCGGCAGTTCCATTACAAAGGGGGCAGGATCTCCTGCAAAACTTTTTGTTTTCTTTAGTATAATTCCCGAAGCAATGATTGCAGCCATTCCCACGAAATATGCAGACGGAGCAACCCAGGCGGAGTCTGGGAATAAAGCCCCTGCAATCAATGCAATGATTGGGAGTTTCGCTGAGCAAGGAATAAATGTGGTTGTTATAATGGTCATTTTACGATCTTGTTCATTTTCAATAGTACGGGATGCCATAATCCCAGGAACCCCACAGCCTGTTCCAATAAGAATTGGAATAAAGGACTTACCGGAAAGACCAAATTTGCGGAAAACCCTATCCATAATAAATGCAATACGAGCCATGTATCCGCAGTCTTCCAGAATCGCCAGAAAGAAGAACAGTACCAGCATCTGCGGTAAGAATCCAAGTACAGCTCCTACACCGCCAATAACGCCGTCAAGGATCAAAGATGTAAGCCAATCCGCTGTTCCGACAGATGTTAAGAAGCTTTCCACTGCAGGGGGTATAATTTCTCCAAACAATACGTCATTTACCCAGTCCGTAGCCCATCCTCCTACAGTTGTTATGGACAAATAATACACTAAAAACATTACTGTTGCAAAGATAGGCAAAGCCAAAAATCTGTTTGTTACAATCGTATCGATTTTATCTGAGGTGGTCATCTTTGAAGTGTTTTTCTTCTGTACACATTCTTTAACAATGCCACTGATATAATTGTAGCGTTCATTGGTAATAATACTTTCGCTGTCATCATCCAATTCATTCTCTATTTGCTCAATTAATTTTTCAATTTGATCTTGTCTTTCTTGCGGCAAATTGATTTGCTCCATTACTTTTTGATCCCGTTCAAAGAGCTTTATGGCAAACCAACGAAGATTATCCTGTCCCACAACATCTTTTATAAGATCTGCAATGGCAGAAAGAACTTTTTCCACTTCTTCAAAAAACATATGAGAGGGTCTAGCTTTTACTTTCTTTTGAGCTAATACTACTGCTTTCTCGGCTGCCTCTTTACAACCTTCTCCCTTAAGTGCAGAAGTTTCAATGATTTCACAGCCTATATACTTGCTCAGTTTATGTACGTCGATCGTGTCTCCGTTCTTCCTCAGCACATCGGTCATATTAAGGGCCATAACCATCGGTATGCCAATTTCCATAAGTTGTGTTGTAAGATAAAGATTCCTTTCAATATTCGTGCTGTCAACAATATTAATAATTACATCTGGCTTCTCTTCAATAAGATAATTCCTTGTGACAACCTCTTCCAGGGTATAAGGTGAAAGAGAATAAATACCGGGTAAGTCAATGATTTCTGTATCTTTATGTCCTTTTAACTTACCCGCCTTCTTTTCCACTGTTACACCAGGCCAGTTCCCCACATACTGTGAACTTCCCGTTAAATGGTTAAACATAGTTGTCTTACCACTGTTGGGATTACCAGCAAGCGCAATTTTAATTCCCATGATTAATTCCTCCTATAAAAGTGTAATACTACTGAACTTCTATCATTTCAGCATCCGCTTTCCGTATGCTTAATTCATAATTGCGCACATTCACTTCAATAGGATCACCCAAGGGAGCAACTTTTCTGACAAAAATGTCAGTCCCTTTTGTAATGCCCATATCCATAATTCTTCTCTTAACCGGTCCTGATCCATGGAGTTTTACAACGGTAACTGTTTCTCCGCATTTTACAGCTTTTAATGTTCTCATGGTATTCCTCCTAAACGTAGATTCTGTTGACGAGTCTTTTATCCAGTGCTACCCGTGTTTCTTTAATATTGATAATCATATTCCCGCCATTTTCTGAAACAACTGTCACCTTTTCCCCTTCAACAAACCCAAGAGTAGCTAAAAACTTACGAATCTGATCTTTGCCTGTAATTTTCTTTATATAATTGACCTCTCCAGGTTTAGCCATCGTCAGCAGCATGATCATCCCTCCCACAGATCATTAAATTTTTCACATTTTGAAATTGATTATCATTACTATCAGTAATCTTATCATAATTTTTCCAGTGCGTCAATAATGAAATTCATTATCAAAAGCAAAAGCGTTTCGCTTGTGAAGCTCTCGCACTGCGCTCGGTCGGCAAAGCCGGCAAAATACATTACACGCGAGTGCGCATCTCACCCGGAGAGCTTTTTATTACATAGGAAATTCGAAAAATTTCCTATGTAATAAAAAAATCAATAGGAACGGTCCTGTTTAAAAGAACCGTTCCTATTGATTAACTGAAATATTCCACTCCTGACTGGAAGATTTTTTGATCTTTTGCTCCAGGAATATTTTTTGCCACATTGGTGCCTATTCTTTCGGAGTGTCCCATTTTACCAAGGATTCTTCCATCGGGACTGGTGATCCCTTCTATGGCATTCATTGAACCATTGGGATTAAATGCGATATCGTAAGTTGGATTGCCATCTAAATCTACATACTGAGTTGCCACTTGTCCATTGTCAAAAAGTTGACGCATCATTTCCTCCGATGCAACAAATCTTCCTTCCCCATGGGATACGGCGATTTGATGAAGGTCTCCTGCTTCTACATTGGCAAACCAAGGGGATTTGGTGGATGTGATTTTAGTCGTAACCATATTGGATACATGGCGTCCAAGAGTATTAAAAGTAAGGGTCGGACAATCGCAATCTATATCTCGTATTTCTCCGTAGGGAAGTAATCCTAATTTCATAAGGGCTTGAAAACCGTTACAAATGCCAAGCATCAAACCGTCCCTATTGCTTAGCAGATTCATTACGGCTTCTTTTATTCGTGGATTTCTAAATACTGTAGCTATGAATTTTCCGCTTCCTTCCGGTTCGTCACCGGCACTAAATCCTCCAGGAATCATTATAATTTGAGCATTATTGATTGCTTTTACCATTTGATCGATGGATTCTTCAATATGAGAAGGCACTAAATTCTTAAATACTGATATATTAACGATGCCTCCTGCTTCTTCAAAAGCTCTTTGAGTATCATCCTCGCAATTGGTTCCAGGGAATACTGGGATAAAAATTCGTGGTTTTGCTATTTTAATCCTAGATTTATGAGGATTTCTTTCCGTATAAATTTTATGGATTGGTTTTTCTTTTATTTCTTTTACTTTCGTAGGGAATACCTTTTCTAAGGGTGCTTCCCAAGCTTTTAGAAGTTCTTCAAGAGGAATTTCAATATTGTTTACACAAATAGATGGACTGTTTTGAGTTTCTCCTAACAAGATGTAACGAATATCTTTAAATAAAGCAATATCTTTTTCCTCGATTTCGAGCACCAATGAACCATAATTAGGCGCAAACAGGTCTTTCGGATGGATTTCCTTTGTAAATCTCATTCCTATTTTGTTTCCGAAGCTCATTTTGCTGATGGCTTCTGCGATTCCTCCCAATTTTACCGTATGGGCAGATAAGATTTTTCCTTCTTGAATAAGCTTTGTTATTGTAGAATAATTTCTGTCTAATTCTTCAAAGTCAGGGAGTTCAAATTCATCTCTTTTAAGAGGAACATAAATAACTACACTTCCTGACCTTTTAAATTCAGGAGAAATAACCTTGTCTACATTGACCATATCTACCGCAAAAGCTGTAAGAGTAGGAGGAACGTCTAAGTCCTTAAAGGTCCCTGACATGCTGTCTTTTCCTCCAATAGCCGCTGTACCTAGTTTCTTTTGCACATAATATGCTCCCAATAGAGAAGCTAAAGGTTTACCCCATCTTTTTGGATCTTTCCCTAATCGTTCAAAGTATTCTTGGAGGGTTAAGCGAATGTTCTTATAATCTCCCCCTACTGCTACAACCTTTGCCACAGCTTCTACGATGGCATATACTGCTCCATGAAAAGGACTCCATT is a window encoding:
- the feoB gene encoding ferrous iron transport protein B, with amino-acid sequence MGIKIALAGNPNSGKTTMFNHLTGSSQYVGNWPGVTVEKKAGKLKGHKDTEIIDLPGIYSLSPYTLEEVVTRNYLIEEKPDVIINIVDSTNIERNLYLTTQLMEIGIPMVMALNMTDVLRKNGDTIDVHKLSKYIGCEIIETSALKGEGCKEAAEKAVVLAQKKVKARPSHMFFEEVEKVLSAIADLIKDVVGQDNLRWFAIKLFERDQKVMEQINLPQERQDQIEKLIEQIENELDDDSESIITNERYNYISGIVKECVQKKNTSKMTTSDKIDTIVTNRFLALPIFATVMFLVYYLSITTVGGWATDWVNDVLFGEIIPPAVESFLTSVGTADWLTSLILDGVIGGVGAVLGFLPQMLVLFFFLAILEDCGYMARIAFIMDRVFRKFGLSGKSFIPILIGTGCGVPGIMASRTIENEQDRKMTIITTTFIPCSAKLPIIALIAGALFPDSAWVAPSAYFVGMAAIIASGIILKKTKSFAGDPAPFVMELPPYHVPGLKNVLLHMWDRAKSFIQKAGTIIFLASGLVWFLSSFSWSMEMVDTPDSILASIGNILAPLFTPLGWGDWQSAVATITGLIAKENVVGTFGILYGFAEVAEDGAEIWGNLQASFTTISAYSFLVFNLLCAPCFAAIGAIRREMGNAKWTLIAVGYQTGFAYVISLIIYQLGMAFTGHGFGIGTMIALLLTAALVYLLFRPYKEADRHYRTKEIGA
- a CDS encoding FeoA family protein yields the protein MLLTMAKPGEVNYIKKITGKDQIRKFLATLGFVEGEKVTVVSENGGNMIINIKETRVALDKRLVNRIYV
- a CDS encoding FeoA family protein, with the translated sequence MRTLKAVKCGETVTVVKLHGSGPVKRRIMDMGITKGTDIFVRKVAPLGDPIEVNVRNYELSIRKADAEMIEVQ